A single Ascochyta rabiei chromosome 4, complete sequence DNA region contains:
- a CDS encoding Deoxyribodipyrimidine photo-lyase gives MPPKRKAPVPANAVSANNYTDPFGDRANKRSRISKPLPNAPKSEAPPEPLTARNAENGGPGEKVAVEATNAERREGEGTKEEEDIVFDHSRPEERSGIVDRRYYPAEMSNERCAQYNANEIPRPIERLQAAIETTASSRAALRDAKADGAVLHWFKHDLRVRDNTGLSKASARAKETGKGVIGVWILSPQDWEAHLVSPAKCDFELRSVAALQQELAELDIPLHIEVVEKRKEVPTRLVQMAKQWGVKSVFCNIEYEPDELRREEKLVNLMLQEGVEFAPQHDDCAVPPGTLKTGGGKQYAVYSPWYRSWVSYLHAHPHVLDERPMPARNLPGFREQYKHLFDAKVPVAPESKRLTDEDRERLRHLYPAGEAAALERLERFLKEKIGMYKDTRNFPSKNSTARLSVHHASGTLAARTSVRLAREVNTTRKLDGGIQGIQSWISEVAWRDFYRHVLCHWPYVCMHKPFKFEYTNIAWEYSDPHLQAWKTGQTGYPLVDAAMRCMNTTAYMHNRLRMVTASFLAKHLLLDWRLGEQHFMLSFIDGDFSANNGGWGFASSTGVDPQPYFRVFNPWLQSEKFDAEGEFIRMWVPELKGIEGKDIHNPYAKAGTKAALLAERNGYPRPIVEHRFARERCLERFKAGIGRVTA, from the exons ATGCCGCCCAAACGCAAAGCTCCCGTACCGGCAAATGCAGTGTCTGCGAATAATTACACCGACCCGTTCGGCGACCGCGCAAACAAGCGCTCCCGGATCTCgaagcccctaccaaacgCGCCCAAAAGCGAAGCCCCGCCCGAGCCACTGACGGCGCGGAACGCAGAGAACGGCGGGCCGGGGGAGAAGGTTGCAGTGGAAGCCACCAACGCAGAACGACGAGAAGGAGAGGGAACCAAAGAGGAGGAAGACATTGTATTCGACCACTCGCGCCCAGAAGAGCGCAGTGGAATCGTAGACCGCCGGTACTATCCCGCCGAGATGAGCAACGAGCGATGTGCGCAATACAATGCGAACGAGATACCGCGGCCGATAGAGCGACTGCAAGCTGCCATCGAGACCACAGCGTCGAGTCGAGCTGCGCTCCGCGACGCAAAGGCTGATGGCGCGGTGCTGCACTGGTTCAAGCACGATCTGCGCGTGCGCGACAACACGGGCCTAAGCAAGGCAAGTGCACGGGCGAAAGAGACGGGGAAGGGTGTGATAGGAGTGTGGATTCTGAGTCCGCAGGATTGGGAAGCCCATTTGGTGTCCCCTGCGAAATGCGATTTCGAACTGCGCTCCGTGGCGGCGCTGCAACAGGAACTGGCGGAGCTGGACATACCGTTGCACATTGAGGTTGTGGAGAAGCGCAAGGAGGTGCCGACGCGGCTGGTGCAGATGGCGAAGCAGTGGGGCGTGAAGAGCGTGTTTTGCAATATCGAATACGAGCCCGATGAGCTGCGGCGCGAGGAGAAACTGGTCAACTTGATGCTGCAGGAGGGCGTTGAGTTTGCGCCGCAGCACGATGATTGCGCCGTCCCGCCCGGTACGCTGAAGACAGGCGGGGGCAAACAGTATGCGGTGTACAGCCCGTGGTATCGCAGCTGGGTCAGCTACCTACATGCGCATCCGCATGTTCTCGATGAGCGGCCGATGCCAGCAAGAAACCTACCGGGCTTTCGAGAGCAGTACAAACACCTGTTCGATGCGAAGGTTCCTGTAGCGCCGGAAAGCAAACGACTTACAGATGAAGATAGAGAACGCCTCCGCCACCTCTACCCCGCCGGGGAAGCAGCTGCTCTGGAACGGTTAGAGCGATTCCTGAAAGAGAAGATTGGGATGTATAAAGATACTCGAAACTTCCCGAGCAAGAACAGCACCGCGAGGCTCAGCGTCCACCACGCATCTGGCACCCTCGCAGCACGCACTAGCGTCCGCCTTGCGCGCGAAGTGAACACGACGCGGAAGCTCGACGGCGGGATCCAAGGCATCCAGAGCTGGATATCCGAGGTTGCGTGGCGCGACTTCTACCGCCACGTATTGTGTCACTGGCCGTACGTCTG CATGCACAAACCGTTCAAATTCGAATACACAAACATCGCCTGGGAGTACTCCGACCCCCACCTGCAAGCCTGGAAGACCGGACAGACAGGCTACCCTCTAGTCGACGCAGCGATGCGCTGCATGAACACGACAGCCTACATGCACAACCGGCTGCGCATGGTAACAGCCTCCTTCCTTGCCAAACATCTCCTCCTGGACTGGCGGCTAGGGGAGCAGCACTTTATGCTCTCCTTCATCGACGGCGACTTCAGCGCCAACAACGGCGGCTGGGGGTTTGCGAGCTCGACAGGGGTAGATCCGCAGCCGTACTTCCGCGTCTTTAATCCGTGGCTGCAGAGCGAGAAGTTCGATGCCGAGGGCGAGTTCATCAGGATGTGGGTTCCTGAGCTCAAGGGTATTGAGGGAAAGGATATTCATAATCCGTATGCCAAGGCTGGGACCAAGGCGGCGTTGCTCGCGGAGCGGAATGGGTACCCGAGGCCGATTGTTGAGCACCGGTTTGCAAGGGAGAGGTGTTTGGAGAGGTTCAAGGCGGGGATTGGGAGGGTGACGGCGTAG
- a CDS encoding Amidase, with amino-acid sequence MITMGLLEYRKHRVDCQRKQHERATKIASLPATYSYPLTPQERRLLAKPIQELVQDVQKNVTSPVDLLRAYAKVTLKAHEKTNCATEILFPEAEEWAAKECNLKGPLAGIPVSLKDSVQVKGFDISVGFSTHTGKPYAADGPMVRLLKDAGAVPFVKTNLPTTLLSFESTNDVWGRTTNPHNAAYSPGGSTGGESALLAFGGSRIGIGSDVAGSVRVPAHFSGCYSIRCSTGRWPKMGMNTAMPGQEAIPSVFSPMARTLNDLTYFTRSLIQCKPWDYDYTVHPLAWRQELEDEYRDKKVLRVGVMRTDGVVDPSPACARALSLVADALRAEGHEVFDVSPPSPFEALKLASHLLLSDGGQTFMSFFRTGEWNDLGAAVMVRYMRLPRFVKKLHYWWVKYVRRDRIWADLIKDWSPKSAYEYWQLAGRRETYKAQFYDWWNTQDMDAMLVPPNATPAVPHGGMHDAVSSCGYTFLFNLLDYSAGVLPVTHVDAVADALPATFKFKQLNGIAQGAYKHYDAAKMAGLPVGVQVVGRRLQEEKVLAIMERAEDALDKHGGRYTLLEVD; translated from the exons ATGATCACGATGGGTCTCTTAGAGTATAGAAAGCACCGGGTCGACTG CCAGCGCAAGCAGCACGAGCGCGCGACCAAGATCGCGAGCCTGCCTGCGACCTACAGCTACCCCCTGACGCCGCAAGAGCGCCGCCTCCTCGCCAAGCCCATCCAGGAGCTCGTCCAAGATGTGCAGAAGAACGTCACCAGCCCCGTCGACCTCCTCCGCGCGTACGCCAAGGTCACGCTCAAGGCGCACGAGAAGACCAACTGCGCGACCGAGATCCTCTTCCCCGAGGCCGAAGAATGGGCCGCCAAGGAGTGCAACCTGAAGGGCCCACTCGCTGGCATCCCCGTCTCGCTCAAGGACTCGGTGCAGGTGAAGGGCTTCGACATCAGCGTCGGCTTCTCCACGCACACTGGGAAGCCGTATGCTGCCGACGGGCCCATGGTGCGCCTCCTCAAGGACGCCGGCGCCGTGCCCTTTGTCAAGACCAACCTGCCCACCACCCTCCTCTCCTTCGAGTCCACCAACGACGTCTGGGGCCGCACCACCAACCCCCACAACGCCGCCTACTCGCCCGGCGGCTCTACCGGCGGCGAGTCCGCTCTGCTTGCCTTTGGAGGGAGCCGCATTGGCATTGGCAGCGACGTCGCGGGGAGTGTGCGTGTTCCTGCGCACTTCAGCGGCTGCTACTCGATCCGCTGCAGTACAGGGCGCTGGCCCAAGATGGGCATGAACACCGCTATGCCCGGCCAGGAAGCCATTCCCTCCGTCTTCAGCCCCATGGCCCGCACGCTCAACGATCTCACCTACTTCACCCGCAGCCTGATCCAGTGCAAGCCCTGGGACTACGATTACACCGTCCACCCGCTCGCCTGGCGCCAGGAGCTGGAAGATGAGTACAGAGACAAGAAGGTGCTCAGAGTCGGCGTCATGCGCACTGACGGCGTCGTCGATCCATCGCCCGCCTGCGCCCGCGCCCTCAGCCTGGTCGCCGACGCCCTGCGCGCAGAGGGCCACGAGGTCTTCGACGTGTCCCCGCCGTCTCCCTTTGAAGCGCTCAAGCTGGCCTCCCACCTGCTCCTCTCCGACGGCGGGCAGACGTTCATGTCCTTTTTCCGCACAGGCGAATGGAACGACCTCGGTGCGGCAGTCATGGTGCGCTACATGCGCCTCCCGCGCTTCGTCAAGAAGCTGCACTACTGGTGGGTCAAGTACGTCCGCCGCGACCGCATCTGGGCCGACCTGATCAAGGACTGGAGTCCCAAATCCGCCTACGAGTACTGGCAGCTCGCCGGCAGGCGCGAGACATACAAGGCGCAGTTCTACGACTGGTGGAACACGCAGGACATGGACGCCATGCTCGTTCCCCCCAACGCTACGCCCGCCGTGCCGCACGGAGGCATGCACGACGCCGTTAGTTCGTGCGGCTACACGTTCCTCTTCAACCTG CTCGACTACTCCGCCGGCGTGCTCCCCGTGACCCACGTCGACGCGGTCGCCGACGCGCTCCCTGCAACGTTCAAATTCAAGCAGCTCAATGGCATCGCACAGGGCGCGTACAAGCACTACGACGCCGCCAAGATGGCCGGTCTACCCGTCGGCGTGCAAGTCGTGGGGCGAAGACTGCAGGAGGAAAAAGTGCTCGCCATCATGGAGCGGGCCGAAGACGCACTAGACAAGCATGGTGGGCGATACACATTACTCGAGGTAGACTAG
- a CDS encoding Peptide-methionine (S)-S-oxide reductase, which yields MPSSHGRAQIVTEPRIANLKLLTYTCAPFLLYLSMSFLTKFFRPFTTSMSSAPAQPMNVPEGAKAATVAAGCFWGVEHMYRREFGKKGLYDARVGYIGGDTQNPGYRAVCSGRTGHAEALQVVYDPAKIEYSSLLEFFYKMHDPTTENRQGPDVGTQYRSAIFYHDAEQEKVAKEITKKVNEQWWKGAVSTEVLPAGEWWDAEAYHQKYLDVNPGGYECPSHFLRSFPPLS from the exons ATGCCGTCCAGTCATGGACGCGCCCAAATCGTTACCGAGCCTCGCATCGCCAACCTGAAGCTCCTCACCTACACTTGCGCTCCTTTCCTTCTTTACCTCTCCATGTCCTTTCTCACAAAGTTCTTCCGGCCATTCACAACCAGCATGTCCTCCGCGCCCGCACAACCGATGAACGTGCCCGAGGGCGCAAAAGCGGCGACCGTCGCCGCTGGATGCTTCTGGGGCGTTGAGCACATGTACAGGCGCGAGTTTGGCAAGAAGGGCCTGTACGATGCGCGCGTTGGGTACATTGGCGGCGACACACAGAACCCCGGGTACCGCGCTGTCTGCAGTGGACGAACCGGCC ACGCCGAAGCCCTCCAAGTAGTCTACGACCCCGCCAAGATCGAGTACAGCTCGCTCCTCGAATTCTTCTACAAGATGCACGACCCCACGACCGAGAACCGCCAGGGCCCAGACGTCGGCACCCAGTACCGCAGCGCCATCTTCTACCACGACGCCGAGCAGGAGAAGGTCGCCAAGGAGATTACCAAGAAGGTCAACGAGCAGTGGTGGAAGGGCGCCGTCAGCACAGAGGTCCTGCCTGCGGGCGAGTGGTGGGATGCCGAGGCGTACCACCAGAAGTACCTTGACGTGAACCCAGGCGGATACGAGTGCCCGAGCCATTTCTTGAGGAGCTTCCCTCCGCTGTCGTAA
- a CDS encoding Protein component of the small (40S) ribosomal subunit translates to MGGVTVKDVQAQKFITSYAAFLKRQGKLPIPGWVDTVKTSHSNELPPQDIDWFYVRAAAVARHVYMRKTVGVGRLRKVHGSTKNRGSRPSHHVDASGSVDRKVLQALEKIGVVEIDEDKGGRRITQSGQRDLDRIAQTTLEAEEEEDDE, encoded by the exons ATGGGTGGTGTTACCGTTAAGGACGTCCAGGCGCAGAAGTTCATCACTTCGTACGCCGCCTTCTTGAAGAGGCAGGGAAAGCTCCCCAT TCCAG GTTGGGTTGATACCGTCAAGACATCGC ACTCCAACGAGCTGCCTCCCCAGGACATCGACTGGTTCTACGtccgcgccgccgccgtcgcCCGCCACGTCTACATGCGCAAGACCGTCGGTGTTGGCCGTCTCCGCAAGGTCCACGG TTCCACCAAGAACCGCGGCTCCCGCCCCTCCCACCACGTTGACGCCTCCGGCTCCGTCGACCGCAAGGTCCTCCAGGCGCTCGAGAAGATCGGCGTCGTAGAGATTGACGAGGACAAGGGTGGCCGCCGCATCACACAGTCCGGCCAGCGTGATTTGGACCGCATTGCCCAGACCACCCTCGAggccgaggaggaggaggacgacgAGTAA